From a region of the Mytilus galloprovincialis chromosome 3, xbMytGall1.hap1.1, whole genome shotgun sequence genome:
- the LOC143067239 gene encoding uncharacterized protein LOC143067239 — protein sequence MADGVKEKNWSNVFHSEISAARWPFRFCDIKPVESCEEVLGQEIWEQILSHTGTRDCRETWNSTQIRQCRNRFKSYGRNCTRSLGRNLVHCLLMKHFDGHFIAQQKVPLKPFEIYTAPCRYVKYKPLVDICLDDPSYDYDDASVCLNIIEEGSKPDLEDSIHETMFNTLSGSRSTSHCYIIRVAPRGIFQVYVGKIDWPVKMHQMMMICGSNVTKELGFNHQSHSSPITAKYSHLGDISVSGDDSPVVSLLLKTIEVLSEYERGSFLPMTDDMMEVIETRKRTKKHISSCVFDDLNICNAKFDQCTTSEDRPNG from the exons ATGGCAGATggagtgaaagaaaaaaattg GTCAAATGTTTTTCACTCAGAAATATCAGCTGCTAGATGGCCATTTAGATTTTGTGATATAAAGCCAGTGGAATCATGTGAAGAGGTTTTAGGCCAGGAAATTTGGGAACAAATTTTGTCTCATACTGGAACAAGAGATTGCAGGGAAACATGGAATTCAACACA gaTAAGGCAGTGTCGTAACAGATTTAAATCTTATGGACGCAACTGTACCAGGTCTCTTGGTAGAAATCTTGTTCACTGTTTGCTGATGAAACATTTTGATGGACATTTTATTGCTCAGCAAAAAGTACCTTTAAAACCATTTGAGATATATACTGCCCCATGCAGATATGTCAAGTATAAACCCTTGGTGGACATTTGTTTGGATGATCCTAGCTATGATTATGATGATGCAAGCGtatgtttaaatattattgaAGAG GGTTCAAAACCTGACCTTGAAGATAGCATACATGAAACAATGTTTAATACACTGAGTGGAAGCAGATCAACAtctcattgttatattattaggGTAGCTCCTAGAGGAATTTTTCAG GTGTATGTTGGGAAGATAGATTGGCCAGTTAAAATGCATCAAATGATGATGATTTGTGGTAGTAATGTTACAAAAGAACTTGGATTTAATCACCAAAGTCACTCTTCACCTATAACAGCAAAGTATTCTCACCTGGGAGATATATCTGTTTCTGGCGATGATTCCCCTGTTGTATCATTATTACTGAAAACTATTGAGGTTCTCTCTGAATATGAAAGAGGCTCGTTTCTTCCTATGACTGATGATATGATGGAAGTTATTGAGACGAGAAAGAGAactaaaaaacatatttcaagttGTGTATTTGATGATTTAAACATTTGCAATGCAAAATTTGACCAGTGTACTACAAGTGAAGATAGGCCTAAtggttga